One region of Armigeres subalbatus isolate Guangzhou_Male chromosome 3, GZ_Asu_2, whole genome shotgun sequence genomic DNA includes:
- the LOC134223432 gene encoding arylsulfatase B-like, which yields MLHRFIGVQLISALLLLSISSSKGEPNNGQRPHIVIIMADDLGWNDVGFHGSNQIPTPNIDALAYDGIILNRHYTAPMCTPSRASLMTGKNSATIGMQHYVIVSDEPWGLGLDQKIMPEYFKEVGYRTHLVGKWHLGFSAKQYTPTMRGFDTHIGYLGPYVDFWDYTLKMDAPKSFDGYDMRHNLEVDRTANGTYATDHFTRAASSIIESHNTQDPLFLVVNHLAPHATNDNDPLQAPEETIKKFEYISDENRRIYAAMVSKLDDSVGQIFSSLKSKNMLDNSIILFISDNGAPTSGLHANYGSNYPLRGIKSVPWEAATRCVAAIWSPLLRERQRVSNQFIHISDWLPTLASAAGFTIPFPESHSEIDGQDQWEALSYDTGNPRRVVLNVIDEIYGYTSYMENGFKLINGTLSNGALDGWYGQLNSSDPTLSDDEYIDLVLQTEATKWAEETISRNTIKYLRKHARVNCNQQIEFNQCNPLIRPCLFDIINDPCELNDLSRKNPQKLRELRSTVQAYRRLAAKPRNKPGDLAANPANFGGIWTWWRPDLTQDEIDELTQAELDRQAYQPIPPPHSSLPEDIRLPLIITIVVLGVLFVSGALLYMSNKNLLRLFSRSKGTTTVSTVQATDLSQSESASSNGKFSDVFPQSPSSPPTNPNVYKIGGSRLDRY from the exons ATGTTGCACCGCTTCATCGGCGTGCAACTGATAAGTGCTCTCCTCTTGCTCAGTATTTCTTCGTCAAAAGGTGAACCCAACAATGGCCAGCGTCCTCATATCGTCATCATCATGGCTGACGACTTGGGCTGGAACGATGTCGGGTTCCACGGATCCAATCAGATCCCGACGCCCAACATCGACGCGCTGGCTTATGACGGTATAATCCTCAACCGGCACTACACTGCACCAATGTGCACCCCTTCGAGGGCATCTCTGATGACCGGGAAGAACTCGGCCACCATCGGAATGCAGCACTACGTCATAGTTTCCGACGAACCGTGGGGTCTGGGCCTTGACCAGAAGATCATGCCGGAGTATTTCAAGGAGGTGGGCTATCGTACGCATCTGGTGGGCAAGTGGCACTTGGGATTCTCCGCGAAGCAGTACACGCCCACTATGCGAGGGTTTGACACCCACATCGGCTATCTGGGACCTTACGTGGACTTCTGGGACTATACCCTGAAGATGGATGCGCCGAAGAGTTTCGACGGTTACGATATGCGGCACAATCTTGAAGTGGATCGGACTGCAAACGGAACCTACGCCACAGATCATTTCACCAGGGCAGCCTCGTCGATTATTGAAAGCCATAACACACAGGACCCATTGTTTCTTGTTGTTAATCATTTGGCACCACATGCCACAAATGATAATGACCCGCTGCAGGCTCCAGAGGAAACTATTAAAAAGTTTGAATACATTTCAGATGAGAATAGGAGAATCTACGCCG CCATGGTTTCCAAACTTGACGACAGCGTTGGgcaaattttcagcagtttgaAGTCGAAGAATATGCTGGACAACTCGATCATATTGTTCATTTCGGATAATGGAGCGCCAACATCTGGATTACATGCAAATTACGGATCAAACTATCCGTTAAGAGGA ATTAAAAGCGTTCCATGGGAAGCGGCAACTCGATGCGTTGCCGCCATCTGGAGTCCGCTGCTGCGAGAGAGGCAAAGGGTCTCGAATCAATTCATACATATCTCTGATTGGCTTCCGACGCTGGCTTCGGCCGCCGGTTTCACAATCCCCTTCCCAGAGAGTCACTCGGAAATTGACGGCCAAGACCAGTGGGAAGCCTTATCTTACGATACAGGAAATCCCCGCCGAGTAGTTCTAAACGTAATTGACGAAATTTACGGCTACACCAGCTACATGGAAAATGGCTTCAAGCTCATCAACGGAACGTTGTCCAACGGCGCTTTAGATGGATGGTACGGACAATTGAACAGCTCAGATCCCACCCTAAGCGATGATGAATACATCGACTTGGTCCTTCAAACGGAGGCTACAAAGTGGGCTGAAGAAACCATTTCCAGGAACACGATCAAGTACCTCCGCAAGCATGCTCGTGTGAACTGTAATCAACAAATAGAATTCAACCAATGTAATCCACTGATTCGACCATGCCTTTTCGACATCATAAACGATCCGTGCGAGTTGAACGATCTTTCCCGCAAGAACCCCCAGAAGTTGCGAGAGCTGCGTTCAACGGTACAAGCCTATCGTCGGTTAGCCGCTAAGCCCAGAAACAAACCCGGCGATCTTGCGGCCAACCCGGCCAACTTTGGTGGCATCTGGACCTGGTGGAGACCGGATCTGACCCAGGATGAAATCGACGAACTAACGCAGGCGGAACTTGATCGCCAGGCCTACCAACCGATTCCACCGCCTCATTCTAGTCTACCGGAGGACATCCGATTGCCTTTGATTATCACGATTGTCGTGCTTGGAGTCTTGTTCGTATCCGGCGCCCTTCTCTATATGTCCAATAAAAATTTGCTGCGACTGTTCTCCAGATCCAAAGGAACGACAACTGTGTCGACAGTGCAAGCTACCGATTTGTCTCAATCGGAAAGTGCTAGCAGCAATGGGAAATTTTCCGATGTATTTCCACAATCTCCGTCTTCTCCGCCGACAAATCCCAATGTGTATAAAATCGGTGGTAGTCGATTGGATAGGTACTGA